One Candidatus Regiella endosymbiont of Tuberolachnus salignus genomic window, TATCTATTCACTGATGCCGATCGTCTGTTTGGCAAATACACTCTATTGTGTCGGGGAAAAAAACATTATTCTCTAGTGAGTTGGTTACCAAAATTAAGTTCATTAGTCTCATCATCATAAAATGGATAATTCATGACTGCCTCTGTTTGTTGTTCCGTGCGTGAAGGCTCTGTCATTCACCAATGTAAAGAAATGTTGCCCAGTGTAACGGCATTTTTGTTAGGTATCGCGTTACCCAGTTCTACTTTTTTAATCCACCTTTCACTGGTACTGGTTTTACTCTGTGTATTATTGAGATGGAATGGTAACGCGGTAAAAGTATTGATGCAAAATCCGCTCGTTTGGCTACCTATGGTTATATTCTCTCTGCTATCGCTTTCTTTGCTGTGGCAGCAAAACGTGCACGGGCTTGAGATGGTCGCTAAATATAGGAAATTATTATATGTTTTGCCATTAGCCCTTTTTTTCTTACTCTCTCGTCGGTTAATTGATTATTTTATTAAAGGTTTTTTGCTAGCGAATGCGGTCATACTGGTGATGAGTTTATTGATAGCTGTCTTTCATCTTCCTTTTGGCTCTCACAATCCCCTCAATCCGACAGTTTTTAAACTGCACATCACCCAAAATTTTTTTATGGCGCTGGCTGCTCTTTTTTGGTTGCAAAACCTCTTTTTTTATCAGGGTATAAAGCGTTGGGCTTATGCGTTTTTAGTTGCGATAACCCTTTATAATGTATTGTTTATGCTGCTGGGTAGAACCGGTTATGTTGCACTCATTGCTGCTATTGCTGTATGGACAAAACTTTCACTGCCTTTCAGGCAGCAGTTAATGGTCGCTGCTTGTGCTGCTTTTTTAGCTTGCATTTTTATTATGGTGCCCAATCGTAGCCATGATCGCCTACAGCTGGGTATACAAGAAATGGAAGAGTGCTCAATAGCCGTTGCTGAAGAGTGGCAACTGTCTTGCAGTAGCTCAATGGGACTACGTAAAGCATTTGTACTGAAATCTTGGCAATTAATTAAACAGGCTCCCTTATTTGGCCATGGTGCTGGTGGTTTTTTCTATGCCATTCCTGAAGCGGGCT contains:
- a CDS encoding O-antigen ligase family protein, translating into MTASVCCSVREGSVIHQCKEMLPSVTAFLLGIALPSSTFLIHLSLVLVLLCVLLRWNGNAVKVLMQNPLVWLPMVIFSLLSLSLLWQQNVHGLEMVAKYRKLLYVLPLALFFLLSRRLIDYFIKGFLLANAVILVMSLLIAVFHLPFGSHNPLNPTVFKLHITQNFFMALAALFWLQNLFFYQGIKRWAYAFLVAITLYNVLFMLLGRTGYVALIAAIAVWTKLSLPFRQQLMVAACAAFLACIFIMVPNRSHDRLQLGIQEMEECSIAVAEEWQLSCSSSMGLRKAFVLKSWQLIKQAPLFGHGAGGFFYAIPEAGYKVSNPHNEYLLQTVQLGLIGLVLFLAWMLSIFRAAWQQSPVIKNLFIALLSSYMVCNLFNSFLLDSSEGNFFIVVTAILASYSICSKTAAFEKISNDGMQEKQAGYTQ